Proteins found in one Mucilaginibacter gracilis genomic segment:
- a CDS encoding DUF6055 domain-containing protein: MIYTKYFVPLVAMASITVIVACKRSATDVESLKVSDTAKKELNAAKTIYYPANVWLVPANNDYSNNNSEFSNFRKSESSDVAMFWAKEYGNDPTVNQDATQRFNPNTSITELERFYTCYRDTLKFVQKGQSLTDQYKMLTYIFYSTTDGSAYGGGVDNKVGVLWSPALRINTTPYGALAHELGHSFQYMVHADGAWGFNSTPAGSNSQTIFEMTSQYMLFQVYLGWMTFENYHLVSFMHQTHLSFLHEDNQYHSPYVLEYWSNKRGRDFVGKIWRNATQGEDAVMTYKRLTGLSQSQFNDEMFDADRKFITWDLARIAQAAKPYANQHLATLNSAGNGWYQIAESNCPQNYGYNGIKLKVPASGTTVTLQFQGIAGATGYRAINIDKAGWRYGFVAYKKDGTRVYGSVNSSSTGTASFVVPANTTYLWLVVTGAPTQHWEHLNDGNASNDEEWPYQVKLTGTTLDDSVIK, translated from the coding sequence ATGATATACACCAAGTATTTTGTACCCCTCGTTGCTATGGCATCGATCACCGTTATAGTGGCATGCAAACGCTCCGCTACTGATGTCGAATCGCTTAAAGTATCAGACACGGCGAAAAAAGAATTAAATGCTGCAAAAACTATTTATTATCCTGCTAATGTTTGGCTTGTGCCGGCAAACAACGATTACAGTAATAATAACAGTGAATTCAGCAATTTCCGAAAATCTGAATCAAGTGATGTAGCTATGTTCTGGGCCAAAGAATACGGAAACGATCCTACCGTCAATCAGGACGCTACCCAAAGATTCAATCCAAACACATCGATAACAGAATTAGAAAGATTTTACACCTGTTACCGAGATACACTGAAATTTGTACAAAAAGGACAATCACTGACTGACCAATACAAAATGTTGACATATATATTTTACAGCACTACCGATGGTAGCGCTTACGGTGGTGGCGTTGACAATAAAGTTGGCGTATTATGGTCGCCTGCTTTACGAATTAATACTACTCCTTACGGAGCTTTGGCACATGAACTCGGCCATTCATTTCAATATATGGTTCATGCGGATGGTGCCTGGGGATTTAACTCCACGCCGGCAGGAAGCAATAGTCAAACTATTTTTGAAATGACATCCCAGTACATGTTGTTCCAAGTATATTTGGGATGGATGACCTTCGAAAACTATCACCTGGTAAGTTTTATGCATCAAACCCACCTCTCCTTTTTGCACGAGGACAATCAATATCATTCTCCATATGTTTTAGAGTACTGGTCTAATAAACGTGGCAGGGACTTTGTAGGAAAAATATGGCGAAATGCGACCCAGGGAGAGGATGCGGTCATGACCTATAAGAGATTAACCGGATTAAGCCAATCGCAGTTTAATGACGAGATGTTTGATGCTGACCGAAAATTTATAACCTGGGATTTGGCCCGTATTGCGCAAGCCGCAAAACCTTATGCAAACCAACATCTTGCAACCTTAAACAGCGCCGGAAATGGCTGGTACCAAATAGCAGAAAGCAACTGTCCACAAAATTACGGTTATAATGGAATTAAATTAAAAGTTCCAGCTTCAGGGACCACTGTAACACTCCAGTTTCAGGGAATTGCAGGCGCTACAGGTTACAGGGCTATCAATATTGATAAAGCGGGGTGGCGATATGGATTTGTAGCCTATAAAAAAGACGGCACCCGCGTTTACGGAAGCGTAAATTCAAGTTCAACCGGTACTGCCAGCTTTGTAGTACCGGCCAATACCACCTACCTGTGGCTTGTCGTAACCGGTGCCCCAACACAACATTGGGAGCATTTAAATGATGGGAATGCTTCAAATGATGAAGAATGGCCTTATCAGGTTAAATTAACAGGGACCACACTTGATGATTCTGTTATAAAATAA
- a CDS encoding Lrp/AsnC family transcriptional regulator: MPGVMECFQMTGCSDFLLRIATRHMEEYSEFFSTKLAKLPYITTVQSSLCLVIS; the protein is encoded by the coding sequence ATTCCGGGGGTAATGGAGTGTTTCCAAATGACGGGTTGCAGCGACTTCCTATTGCGCATTGCCACACGTCATATGGAAGAGTATAGTGAGTTTTTTAGTACCAAGCTAGCTAAACTGCCGTACATTACTACGGTACAAAGTTCCTTGTGTCTTGTCATAAGCTAA
- a CDS encoding glycoside hydrolase produces MENIYLKIHFFIKNFIFLKLLKLMMHMFCIKRLIPLKLKQLSVGLIVLLLSQVYCIAQDKTTGQPLIISFDRAIVNSPPVSYGFNPFYKKYADAFGIPIISSEKVSDDALLIARDIINYMLLKRPDIRAGMIKLGARLSIIGKSEMQTDLPECHDWKKPTYDDGRLTPGERENYYKPGGIASMTDHGYWDQRARGMGGIQTSCAEENLLGYPGTRYFGENIMVHEFSHNIMAVLETIDADMIKQINAAYENAKDKGLYKGQYAINTVAEYWAEGTQWWFWSNIEFYDGGMRIQSPDDLKAYDPVLYNILDKVYAGHHIPGDVYYGKNLNNNTSKR; encoded by the coding sequence TTGGAAAATATCTATTTAAAAATCCATTTTTTTATTAAGAATTTTATTTTTCTAAAACTGTTAAAATTAATGATGCATATGTTTTGTATAAAAAGATTAATTCCTTTAAAACTTAAACAGCTTTCAGTTGGGCTGATCGTCCTTCTTTTGTCCCAGGTTTATTGTATTGCGCAGGATAAAACTACCGGCCAGCCTTTAATAATTAGTTTCGATAGGGCTATAGTTAATTCACCACCTGTAAGCTACGGCTTTAACCCCTTCTATAAAAAATATGCTGACGCTTTCGGAATCCCAATTATTTCATCAGAGAAGGTATCTGATGATGCGCTGTTGATTGCTCGGGATATCATCAACTATATGCTGTTAAAACGGCCCGACATCCGTGCTGGAATGATTAAACTTGGTGCGAGATTATCTATTATTGGAAAGTCGGAAATGCAAACCGATCTTCCAGAATGCCATGATTGGAAGAAACCCACTTATGATGATGGCCGGTTGACTCCAGGAGAAAGAGAAAATTATTACAAACCAGGCGGGATTGCAAGTATGACGGATCACGGATATTGGGATCAACGGGCGAGAGGAATGGGCGGGATACAAACATCTTGTGCAGAAGAGAATTTGCTTGGGTATCCAGGCACCCGCTATTTTGGCGAAAATATTATGGTTCATGAATTCAGCCACAATATCATGGCCGTGTTAGAAACGATAGATGCAGACATGATCAAACAAATTAACGCCGCTTATGAAAATGCTAAGGACAAGGGCCTTTATAAAGGGCAATATGCCATTAACACAGTTGCAGAATACTGGGCAGAAGGTACGCAGTGGTGGTTTTGGTCTAATATTGAATTCTACGATGGAGGTATGCGTATCCAGTCTCCAGACGACCTGAAAGCTTATGATCCTGTATTGTATAATATTC